From Drosophila nasuta strain 15112-1781.00 chromosome X, ASM2355853v1, whole genome shotgun sequence, one genomic window encodes:
- the LOC132795887 gene encoding glucose dehydrogenase [FAD, quinone]-like isoform X1, producing MLDTTTSNLTHATQCGTPAIGLFQGMVTMLLQSLLAAQCRVAPASLWPPDAGDHLLPQLQRQELDFDFVVIGAGSAGSVVASRLSENPNWRVLVLEAGGDPPVESEIPALFFGLQHTDFMWNYYTEPSARSCLGIKQGRCYWPRGRMIGGSGGVNAMLYLRGNRRDFDDWSDMGNTGWSYDEVLALYEQSVRPVGNVTHPQGYVQLSYFETPQGPPFSMIYEGAQELGVPQVREFAEGSFVGYTQVPVTAQQGQRAASGKGHLGRVSQRGNLKVIKHALVKQLHFDATAQRMEAVSFERNGHTYRVGVAKEAVLSAGAIDSPALLLRSGIGPGQELEQLQLRVLRDLPGVGKNLQDHVLVPIFMQLQVNEPQSEKEILDSIYEYLLSRKGSLANHGTASIVGFINTNSSTDQRYPDVELHHLFMPRGRHDVLAMFVGGLSIQEQYVQHLQQLLIDSDLLCIFVLLSHPQSKGELRLRQENPNEAPLLFSNYLSHPEDMATILRGIRYQEQLLDTAAYKASGAQLTHIPIEECDAGYEYRSDDYWRCYAKYFSMTCYHQSGTLKMSPASDPEACVSPRLQLHGVDNLRVADASIMPNVISANTNAAAIMIGERAADFIAQDWVALGDGREDNRHTHDYDL from the exons ATGTTggacacaacaacaagcaacctCACGCATGCCACACAGTGTGGCACACCGGCCATCGGCCTGTTCCAAGGCATGGTCACCATGCTGCTCCAGAGTCTACTCGCCGCCCAGTGTCGTGTGGCACCCGCCTCCCTCTGGCCACCGGATGCAGGCGATCATTTGTTGCCCCAACTGCAGCGCCAAGAGCTGGACTTTGATTTCGTTGTGATTGGCGCCGGGTCGGCAGGATCTGTGGTTGCAAGTCGCCTCAGCGAGAACCCCAACTGGCGTGTGCTCGTCCTCGAGGCTGGAGGAGATCCCCCTGTCGAATCCGAG ATTCCAGCACTCTTCTTTGGCCTGCAGCACACGGACTTCATGTGGAACTACTACACGGAGCCGAGTGCACGCTCCTGTCTGGGCATAAAGCAGGGACGCTGTTACTGGCCACGAGGCCGCATGATTGGCGGCTCCGGCGGCGTCAATGCGATGCTCTACCTGCGCGGCAATCGTCGCGACTTCGACGACTGGTCCGACATGGGCAACACGGGCTGGAGCTATGACGAGGTGCTCGCCCTCTACGAACAGTCGGTGCGTCCCGTCGGCAATGTGACACATCCTCAGGGCTACGTGCAACTGAGTTACTTCGAGACGCCGCAAGGCCCGCCCTTTTCCATGATCTATGAGGGAGCTCAGGAGCTGGGTGTGCCGCAGGTCCGCGAGTTCGCCGAGGGCAGCTTTGTGGGCTATACCCAGGTACCAGTAACAGCACAGCAGGGACAACGTGCTGCCAGTGGCAAGGGACACTTGGGACGTGTGTCGCAACGCGGCAATCTGAAGGTGATCAAACATGCGTTGGTCAAGCAGCTTCACTTCGATGCGACAGCACAACGTATGGAGGCTGTGAGCTTTGAGCGCAACGGACACACTTATCgcgtgggcgtggccaaaGAGGCGGTGCTCTCGGCGGGCGCTATTGATTCACCAGCGCTACTGCTGCGCTCGGGAATTGGGCCAGGCCAAGAGCTAGAGCAGCTGCAGTTACGGGTGCTCAGAGATTTGCCGGGCGTGGGCAAGAATCTTCAGGATCATGTCTTAGTTCCGATCTTCATGCAGCTGCAGGTGAACGAGCCGCAGTCTGAAAAGGAGATACTTGATAGCATCTACGAATATCTGTTGAGTCGCAAGGGTTCGTTGGCCAACCATGGCACCGCCTCCATTGTGGGCTTCATCAACACGAACAGCAGCACCGATCAACGCTATCCGGACGTCGAGCTGCATCATCTCTTTATGCCGCGTGGCCGTCATGATGTGCTTGCCATGTTTGTGGGCGGTCTCAGCATCCAGGAGCAGTATGTACAGCATCTGCAGCAGCTACTGATCGACTCTGATCTGCTCTGCATCTTTGTGCTGCTCTCGCATCCCCAGTCCAAGGGAGAGTTACGTCTGCGCCAAGAAAACCCTAACGAAGCGCCGCTCCTCTTCAGCAACTATCTCTCCCACCCCGAAGATATGGCAACGATATTGCGTGGCATACGGTACCAGGAGCAACTGCTTGACACTGCCGCCTACAAGGCATCGGGTGCCCAACTCACGCACATACCCATTGAGGAGTGCGATGCCGGGTATGAGTATCGATCCGATGACTATTGGCGCTGCTATGCGAAGTACTTTTCAATGACGTGCTACCATCAGTCGGGCACCCTCAAGATGTCACCGGCCAGCGATCCAGAGGCCTGTGTCAGTCCCCGCCTTCAGCTGCACGGTGTCGACAATCTGCGTGTGGCCGATGCCAGCATTATGCCTAATGTGATCAGCGCCAATACGAATGCCGCTGCCATCATGATCGGGGAAAGGGCGGCGGACTTTATTGCCCAGGACTGGGTTGCCTTAGGGGATGGCCGCGAAGACAATCGCCACACCCACGACTACGACTTGTGA
- the LOC132795446 gene encoding glucose dehydrogenase [FAD, quinone], which yields MQRPSVRSLRRVATLCTLFTLLQTGALFVTADVTEIRSNGIGVSLLQSVATALNASAAQLTNSSVWPASYIPPPENEQVELNTFDYIVVGAGSAGSIVASRLSEQPDVQVLLLEAGEVPPLESEIYGLSGTLHHDVRYMWLDEAEPNVHCCQAMAPPHGCCWWHGRLLGGTGAINGNIYVPGSAANYQRWRWQLGLRGWDWPQVQRAYLRLQQRLQPSYFPVSPLNLRLSSLIYAASGELGVPKMQQPLIAGSSFGYTHHVPATIRQGRRANSARMFLASAEQQQRSNLRVLRGALAERLLFSGGGQRARGVAYTLSGDNTTRAVWARREVVVSAGTLNSAKLLLLSGIGPEEHLSSLGIKTVRHLAGVGQNLHDHGMLPLFLRFTSNCAVNSSSAQERSAYAADSVAEYLLQQQRGPMAESYSMMGFLNSSAPHSRSGQPDLHVVAHTLLPRGGSGSFEYLGFRPELVAAQQAALQRTDLLQVMGSLLLPKSRGSVSLRSSDPSDSPLIWNNYGAHVEDRATLLRFVRYVQRLTRTRAFRSCGLQLWLPPLPECDALQPDSDAYWMCHIRYMFVGAWHAVGTCRMADKSDPLGVVDERLRVRGIQGLRVVDASVIPEVTAGNTNAPAMMVAEQAARMIREDQLGQQKSGGDSDERVKSSEVPEQSNEIHI from the coding sequence ATGCAACGCCCGAGCGTGCGGTCTTTGCGCAGGGTGGCAACCCTGTGCACGCTCTTCACCCTACTCCAAACAGGAGCGTTATTTGTGACTGCTGACGTCACGGAGATACGCAGCAATGGCATCGGGGTCTCGCTGCTGCAATCGGTGGCCACAGCACTCAATGCCTCTGCCGCACAGCTGACGAACAGCAGCGTTTGGCCAGCATCCTACATTCCGCCACCGGAGAACGAGCAAGTGGAGCTCAACACCTTTGACTACATTGTGGTGGGAGCGGGCAGCGCTGGCTCCATTGTGGCCAGCCGGCTAAGCGAGCAGCCCGATGTGcaggtgctgctgctggaggcGGGCGAGGTGCCGCCGCTTGAGTCCGAGATCTACGGCCTGAGCGGGACGTTGCATCACGATGTGCGCTACATGTGGCTGGACGAGGCGGAGCCCAATGTGCACTGCTGTCAGGCAATGGCTCCCCCACACGGCTGCTGTTGGTGGCACGGTCGGTTGCTGGGCGGCACCGGGGCCATCAATGGCAACATCTATGTGCCGGGGAGTGCGGCGAACTATcagcgttggcgttggcaGCTCGGATTGCGTGGCTGGGATTGGCCCCAAGTGCAGCGTGCTTATCTTCGCCTCCAGCAGAGGTTGCAGCCAAGCTACTTTCCGGTCTCGCCGCTCAATCTGCGTCTCTCCTCGCTGATCTACGCGGCCAGCGGCGAGCTGGGGGTGCCCAAGATGCAGCAGCCCCTCATTGCGGGCAGCAGCTTCGGGTACACGCATCACGTCCCGGCCACCATACGCCAGGGCAGGCGAGCCAACAGTGCACGCATGTTCCTAGCCAGcgcagagcaacagcaacgatcCAATCTGCGCGTTCTGCGCGGTGCTCTAGCGGAGCGTCTGCTCTTCTCCGGTGGTGGACAGCGGGCACGTGGCGTGGCCTACACCCTGAGTGGGGACAATACCACGCGTGCTGTCTGGGCGCGGCGTGAAGTTGTTGTCAGCGCTGGCACACTGAACTCGGccaagttgctgttgctgtctggCATTGGACCAGAGGAGCACTTGTCGAGCTTGGGCATCAAGACTGTGCGGCATCTGGCGGGCGTGGGGCAGAACCTGCACGATCACGGCATGTTGCCGCTGTTCCTGCGCTTCACCAGCAACTGCGccgtcaacagcagcagcgcccAGGAGCGCAGCGCCTACGCCGCCGACTCGGTGGCCGAGTatctgttgcagcagcaacgcgGTCCCATGGCCGAGAGCTACTCGATGATGGGTTTCCTCAACTCGAGTGCGCCGCACAGTCGCTCGGGACAGCCTGATCTGCATGTAGTGGCGCACACGTTGTTGCCACgcggtggcagcggcagcttcGAGTATCTGGGCTTTCGCCCCGAGCTTGTGGCCGCCCAGCAGGCGGCGTTGCAGCGCACGGATCTGCTGCAGGTGATGGgatcgctgctgttgcccaAGTCTCGGGGTAGCGTCAGTTTGCGCAGCAGTGATCCATCGGACAGTCCGCTGATCTGGAACAACTATGGTGCTCATGTCGAGGATCGTGCCACACTGTTACGCTTTGTCCGCTACGTGCAGCGTTTGACGCGTACTCGCGCCTTTCGTAGCTGCGGCCTgcagctgtggctgccacCGCTGCCCGAATGCGATGCTCTGCAGCCGGACTCGGATGCGTATTGGATGTGCCACATTCGGTACATGTTTGTGGGCGCCTGGCATGCGGTCGGCACTTGCCGCATGGCCGACAAGAGTGATCCACTTGGTGTCGTCGATGAGCGACTACGGGTGCGTGGCATCCAAGGGCTGAGGGTGGTGGATGCCAGTGTCATACCGGAGGTGACGGCTGGCAACACAAATGCACCCGCCATGATGGTTGCCGAGCAGGCGGCGCGCATGATTCGCGAGGATCAGCTGGGTCAGCAGAAGAGCGGAGGGGACAGCGACGAACGGGTGAAATCTAGTGAAGTGCCGGAgcaatcaaatgaaatacatatttga
- the LOC132795449 gene encoding uncharacterized protein LOC132795449: MSRPKQLQHQLQFHLLLLIVLIGLLPSIDARPQDIILDATQLDATQATAPTSPALNVPSDLSVGLNLVPVSSLIAAAANAEPPAPIQFVRIAMNSGL; the protein is encoded by the exons ATGTCGCGACCAAAGCAGCTCCAAcatcagcttcagtttcactTGCTGCTCCTCATCGTGCTCATCGGGCTGCTACCATCGATAGACGCTCGACCTCAGGACATCATCCTGGATGCCACACAGCTGGATGCAACACAGGCAACGGCGCCCACATCGCCAGCCCTCAATGTGCCATCGG ATCTCAGCGTTGGCCTCAATCTGGTGCCCGTCAGCAGTCTGATCGCCGCTGCAGCAAATGCCGAGCCGCCTGCGCCGATTCAATTCGTTCGCATTGCCATGAATAGTGGACTGTAA
- the LOC132795447 gene encoding glucose dehydrogenase [FAD, quinone], producing MLMQQLLQRTASSTLHSQIQLTIESNAIMTAVNTFVTMWRFLLTLGPSAMVILMLNKGIKDYRSDIVDEAQRVRSIHIEQLRSTYDFIIVGGGSAGCVLAARLSENPAWNVLLLEAGGDEPLLMDLPQMYPVFQRSPWDWKYSTEPTDRYCLAMEDRSCFWPRGKVLGGCSSINAMMYIRGNRHDYDHWAELGNPGWDYDNVLHYFRKAEDMRVPGYEHSPYHGHGGPISVERYRSPSPLLDIFMSAAVQLGLGHPDGDFNGRTQSGFAPPHGTLRDGLRCSANKGYMRRSWQRPNLDIVLKAFVNRLLIAKDASKRVLGVSFEYGLGHYKVLASREVLLSAGALASPQLLMVSGVGPAEQLLPLGIEVHQHLPGVGGNLQDHISTSGAIYTFDSPQPGQHLSFIVPELLNEDSVNDFLHGQRGFFYAMPVSEVMGFIHTRYQKSGRDWPDVQLFMGSYGYGADGGMIGRRGAAITLENYANTFEPLMYHDSFVIAPLLMRPRSRGYVQLQSADPKIHPRIHANYYDDPLDMAIMVEGLKLSHQLTQTPAMQRLNATMNIYEWRNCPEVEYLSDAFWECLARYYSQTIYHPVGTCKMAPLDDPSGVVDPRLRVRGLRGLRVIDASIMPTIPTGNTNAPTLMIAERGADIIKEDWHRYPHGGWL from the coding sequence ATGCTGatgcagcaactgttgcagcgAACAGCGAGCAGTACTTTGCACAGCCAGATTCAGTTGACAATCGAATCGAATGCAATTATGACGGCGGTCAACACCTTCGTGACCATGTGGCGGTTTCTGCTCACACTGGGACCCTCGGCCATGGTGATACTGATGCTCAACAAGGGCATCAAGGACTATCGCAGCGACATCGTCGATGAGGCGCAGCGTGTGCGCTCCATTCACATCGAGCAGTTGCGCAGCACCTATGACTTTATCATCGTGGGAGGCGGCTCGGCGGGCTGTGTGCTGGCCGCTCGACTCTCCGAGAATCCGGCGTGgaatgtgctgctgctggaggcGGGCGGCGATGAGCCGCTGCTGATGGACTTGCCGCAAATGTATCCGGTATTTCAGCGCAGTCCCTGGGACTGGAAATACTCCACTGAGCCCACCGATCGCTATTGCCTGGCCATGGAGGATCGCAGTTGCTTCTGGCCGCGCGGCAAAGTGCTCGGCGGCTGTTCGTCGATCAATGCCATGATGTACATACGCGGCAATCGCCACGACTACGATCACTGGGCCGAGCTAGGCAACCCCGGCTGGGATTACGACAATGTGCTGCATTACTTCCGCAAGGCCGAGGACATGCGAGTGCCCGGCTACGAGCACAGTCCGTATCACGGCCACGGCGGACCGATCAGCGTTGAACGCTACCGCTCACCATCGCCGCTGCTCGATATCTTCATGTCTGCCGCGGTGCAACTGGGCTTGGGGCATCCCGACGGCGACTTCAATGGCCGCACCCAAAGCGGCTTTGCACCCCCGCACGGGACGCTGCGCGACGGACTGCGTTGCAGTGCCAACAAGGGCTACATGCGCCGCAGCTGGCAGCGACCCAATCTGGATATTGTGCTCAAGGCATTCGTCAATCGGCTGCTCATCGCCAAGGATGCGAGCAAGCGTGTGCTGGGCGTCAGCTTCGAGTATGGCTTGGGACACTACAAGGTGCTGGCCAGCCGCGAGGTGTTGCTCTCAGCCGGTGCCTTGGCCAGTCCCCAGCTGCTGATGGTGAGCGGCGTGGGACCAGCGGAACAACTGCTACCGCTCGGCATTGAGGTGCATCAGCATTTGCCAGGCGTGGGCGGCAATCTGCAGGATCACATCTCCACCTCGGGGGCAATCTACACCTTCGACAGCCCGCAGCCGGGTCAGCACTTGTCGTTCATTGTGCCTGAGCTGTTGAACGAGGATTCGGTAAATGATTTTCTGCATGGCCAGCGGGGTTTCTTCTACGCCATGCCTGTGAGCGAAGTGATGGGCTTTATACACACACGCTACCAAAAGTCCGGACGGGATTGGCCCGATGTGCAGTTGTTCATGGGCAGCTATGGCTATGGCGCCGATGGTGGCATGATTGGGCGACGTGGCGCTGCCATAACGCTGGAGAACTATGCGAATACCTTTGAGCCGTTGATGTATCACGATTCCTTTGTGATTGCTCCGCTTCTGATGCGCCCACGCTCGCGGGGATACGTCCAACTACAGTCTGCGGATCCCAAAATACATCCACGCATTCATGCCAACTACTACGATGATCCTCTGGACATGGCCATCATGGTAGAGGGCCTCAAGCTGTCCCATCAGCTCACCCAGACGCCGGCCATGCAGCGTCTCAATGCCACCATGAACATCTACGAGTGGCGCAACTGTCCCGAGGTCGAGTACCTGAGCGATGCCTTCTGGGAGTGCCTCGCTCGTTACTACTCCCAGACCATCTATCATCCGGTGGGTACATGCAAAATGGCACCTCTAGACGATCCCTCTGGCGTTGTTGATCCCCGCTTAAGGGTTCGAGGTCTTCGCGGCTTACGGGTGATTGATGCAAGCATCATGCCCACGATTCCCACGGGAAACACAAATGCGCCCACGCTGATGATCGCCGAGCGCGGAGCGGACATCATCAAGGAGGATTGGCATCGTTATCCACACGGTGGTTGGCTTTAA
- the LOC132795887 gene encoding glucose dehydrogenase [FAD, quinone]-like isoform X2 has product MWNYYTEPSARSCLGIKQGRCYWPRGRMIGGSGGVNAMLYLRGNRRDFDDWSDMGNTGWSYDEVLALYEQSVRPVGNVTHPQGYVQLSYFETPQGPPFSMIYEGAQELGVPQVREFAEGSFVGYTQVPVTAQQGQRAASGKGHLGRVSQRGNLKVIKHALVKQLHFDATAQRMEAVSFERNGHTYRVGVAKEAVLSAGAIDSPALLLRSGIGPGQELEQLQLRVLRDLPGVGKNLQDHVLVPIFMQLQVNEPQSEKEILDSIYEYLLSRKGSLANHGTASIVGFINTNSSTDQRYPDVELHHLFMPRGRHDVLAMFVGGLSIQEQYVQHLQQLLIDSDLLCIFVLLSHPQSKGELRLRQENPNEAPLLFSNYLSHPEDMATILRGIRYQEQLLDTAAYKASGAQLTHIPIEECDAGYEYRSDDYWRCYAKYFSMTCYHQSGTLKMSPASDPEACVSPRLQLHGVDNLRVADASIMPNVISANTNAAAIMIGERAADFIAQDWVALGDGREDNRHTHDYDL; this is encoded by the coding sequence ATGTGGAACTACTACACGGAGCCGAGTGCACGCTCCTGTCTGGGCATAAAGCAGGGACGCTGTTACTGGCCACGAGGCCGCATGATTGGCGGCTCCGGCGGCGTCAATGCGATGCTCTACCTGCGCGGCAATCGTCGCGACTTCGACGACTGGTCCGACATGGGCAACACGGGCTGGAGCTATGACGAGGTGCTCGCCCTCTACGAACAGTCGGTGCGTCCCGTCGGCAATGTGACACATCCTCAGGGCTACGTGCAACTGAGTTACTTCGAGACGCCGCAAGGCCCGCCCTTTTCCATGATCTATGAGGGAGCTCAGGAGCTGGGTGTGCCGCAGGTCCGCGAGTTCGCCGAGGGCAGCTTTGTGGGCTATACCCAGGTACCAGTAACAGCACAGCAGGGACAACGTGCTGCCAGTGGCAAGGGACACTTGGGACGTGTGTCGCAACGCGGCAATCTGAAGGTGATCAAACATGCGTTGGTCAAGCAGCTTCACTTCGATGCGACAGCACAACGTATGGAGGCTGTGAGCTTTGAGCGCAACGGACACACTTATCgcgtgggcgtggccaaaGAGGCGGTGCTCTCGGCGGGCGCTATTGATTCACCAGCGCTACTGCTGCGCTCGGGAATTGGGCCAGGCCAAGAGCTAGAGCAGCTGCAGTTACGGGTGCTCAGAGATTTGCCGGGCGTGGGCAAGAATCTTCAGGATCATGTCTTAGTTCCGATCTTCATGCAGCTGCAGGTGAACGAGCCGCAGTCTGAAAAGGAGATACTTGATAGCATCTACGAATATCTGTTGAGTCGCAAGGGTTCGTTGGCCAACCATGGCACCGCCTCCATTGTGGGCTTCATCAACACGAACAGCAGCACCGATCAACGCTATCCGGACGTCGAGCTGCATCATCTCTTTATGCCGCGTGGCCGTCATGATGTGCTTGCCATGTTTGTGGGCGGTCTCAGCATCCAGGAGCAGTATGTACAGCATCTGCAGCAGCTACTGATCGACTCTGATCTGCTCTGCATCTTTGTGCTGCTCTCGCATCCCCAGTCCAAGGGAGAGTTACGTCTGCGCCAAGAAAACCCTAACGAAGCGCCGCTCCTCTTCAGCAACTATCTCTCCCACCCCGAAGATATGGCAACGATATTGCGTGGCATACGGTACCAGGAGCAACTGCTTGACACTGCCGCCTACAAGGCATCGGGTGCCCAACTCACGCACATACCCATTGAGGAGTGCGATGCCGGGTATGAGTATCGATCCGATGACTATTGGCGCTGCTATGCGAAGTACTTTTCAATGACGTGCTACCATCAGTCGGGCACCCTCAAGATGTCACCGGCCAGCGATCCAGAGGCCTGTGTCAGTCCCCGCCTTCAGCTGCACGGTGTCGACAATCTGCGTGTGGCCGATGCCAGCATTATGCCTAATGTGATCAGCGCCAATACGAATGCCGCTGCCATCATGATCGGGGAAAGGGCGGCGGACTTTATTGCCCAGGACTGGGTTGCCTTAGGGGATGGCCGCGAAGACAATCGCCACACCCACGACTACGACTTGTGA
- the LOC132795448 gene encoding glucose dehydrogenase [FAD, quinone], translated as MSSAIVGAASAIGGAVTAATSNSWFIPMLMAAVAYFQYEEIMDPESKPSDVSSDDILDHYDFIVIGAGSAGAVVANRLTEVENWNVLLLEAGGDETELTDVPLMAGYLQLSKIDWQYKTEPSGTSCLAMQGGRCNWPRGKVLGGSSVLNYMLYLRGSKRDYENWEALGNPGWSYRDALYYFKKSEDNTNPYLASTPYHATGGYLTVGEAPYHTPLAASFVEAGVEMGYDNRDLNGEKMTGFMIAQGTTRRGSRCSTSKAFLRPARLRPNLHISMNSHVTRIMIDPVTKLAFGVEFVKDQKLYHVRATKEVVLSGGSVNSPQLLMLSGVGPRKELTKHRIPVIKELSVGENLQDHIGLGGLTFLVNQPVSIVENRFHTMSTVLQYAVFGQGPLTILGGVEGLAYVNTKYANSSLDWPDIEFHFVSGSTNSDGGSQLRKAHGLTDAFYRSVFEPINNRDAWSIIPMLLRPRSVGSIKLRSSNPFDYPYIFPNYLTDEFDMKTLIEGVKIAVALSRTKAMQRFGSRLSSIHWPGCEQLAPFTDAYWECMVRRYTSTIYHPVGTCKMAPYWDKDAVVDAKLRVYGIRGLRVIDASIMPKLVSANTNAPVIMIAEKGSDMIKEFWIKNTIV; from the exons ATGAGCTCGGCTATTGTGGGCGCCGCGTCGGCAATTGGAGGCGCGGTGACGGCGGCGACAAGCAACAGTTGGTTCATACCGATGCTGATGGCAGCGGTTGCCTATTTCCAGTATGAGGAGATCATGGATCCCGAATCAAAACCCAGCGATGTGAGCAGCGATGACATACTCGATCACTATGATTTCATTGTGATAGGCGCCGGTTCCGCCGGCGCTGTTGTTGCCAATCGTTTGACAGAGGTCGAGAACTGGAATGTCCTCTTGCTGGAGGCGGGTGGCGATGAGACCGAACTGACGGATGTACCGCTTATGGCCGGTTATCTACAACTCTCGAAGATCGACTGGCAGTATAAGACCGAACCCTCGGGAACTTCATGTTTGG CTATGCAAGGTGGACGCTGCAATTGGCCCAGGGGCAAGGTCTTAGGAGGCTCATCTGTCCTGAATTACATGTTGTATCTCAGAGGCTCGAAGAGAGACTACGAGAACTGGGAGGCTCTCGGCAATCCCGGCTGGTCGTATCGCGATGCCCTCTACTACTTCAAGAAATCGGAGGATAATACCAATCCCTACTTGGCCAGCACACCTTACCATGCCACTGGTGGCTATTTGACTGTGGGCGAGGCACCTTACCACACGCCCCTGGCGGCCAGCTTCGTTGAGGCTGGCGTGGAGATGGGCTACGACAATCGCGACTTGAATGGCGAGAAAATGACGGGATTCATGATTGCCCAGGGCACAACCAGACGTGGTTCGCGCTGCTCGACATCCAAGGCGTTCTTGCGACCCGCTCGCCTCCGTCCTAATCTGCACATCTCGATGAACTCGCATGTTACCCGCATTATGATCGATCCGGTCACCAAGCTGGCATTTGGCGTCGAGTTTGTTAAAGATCAGAAGCTGTATCATGTGCGTGCCACCAAGGAAGTGGTGCTGTCCGGCGGCTCGGTAAACAGTCCGCAACTTCTGATGCTGAGCGGTGTCGGACCACGCAAAGAGCTAACCAAGCATCGCATTCCAGTCATCAAAGAGCTGAGCGTTGGCGAGAATCTGCAGGATCACATTGGTCTCGGTGGCTTGACATTCCTGGTGAATCAGCCCGTTTCGATTGTGGAGAATCGTTTTCACACGATGTCAACGGTGCTGCAGTATGCAGTCTTTGGCCAAGGTCCTCTCACCATACTCGGGGGCGTCGAGGGTCTCGCCTATGTGAACACAAAGTATGCGAACAGTTCATTGGACTGGCCGGACATTGAGTTCCACTTTGTGTCGGGTTCAACTAATTCCGATGGCGGATCACAGTTGCGCAAGGCACACGGATTGACGGACGCATTCTATAGGTCGGTCTTTGAGCCGATCAACAATCGGGATGCATGGAGCATAATACCGATGTTGCTGCGTCCCCGCAGCGTGGGCAGCATCAAGTTGCGCAGCAGCAATCCCTTCGACTATCCCTACATCTTTCCCAACTATCTGACCGATGAGTTCGATATGAAGACACTGATTGAGGGTGTCAAAATAGCCGTAGCCCTCTCGCGAACGAAGGCTATGCAACGCTTTGGCTCACGTCTATCCAGCATACACTGGCCGGGATGTGAGCAGCTGGCTCCCTTCACCGACGCCTACTGGGAGTGCATGGTGCGTCGCTATACTTCGACAATCTATCATCCCGTCGGCACCTGCAAGATGGCACCGTATTGGGACAAGGATGCGGTAGTGGATGCCAAGTTGCGGGTGTACGGCATACGTGGTCTGCGGGTGATCGACGCCAGTATCATGCCCAAGTTGGTGTCGGCCAATACGAATGCGCCCGTAATTATGATTGCTGAGAAAGGCAGCGATATGATCAAGGAGTTTTGGATTAAGAACACAATAGTCTGA